tgtagcTTTTACTGAACACTCACAGCTGGGATCAAGGCATTCATCTAGTAATGCTGAAAGTATCATAGAATCTAATCCTCCAGAGAAAAGAACTGCCACTGGTGTGAGTACCTCTTGTCTTATATCACAAGTAACTGCCTATGCATTTCATGTCAAAAGAATTCTATTAATacaaaaggaaataaatcaaataacccaaaaaagaaataattgagCCTACTCAAGGTTATTTAGTTGGAAAATATTCCCTAATTTtccattttacaataaaatgtTTAAGAAAAATATCTGTCCCACTACTCTATAGCATGAAACTAATGCAAATGTAATTCAGTTCAATCAGATCTTGAACCTTAAATATTCTATGCAGTGAAGTGCGCCGCATCACAGATTCCCTTACAGCAAACAGTACAGTCTCTGCCATCCCTGAAATTGAAGCTTGGATGGGCCCTACTTAATCAATACAAAACGACAGTTACAGCATCATTACAACAAAACCTACAATTATAATTACTAATCATATTCATGAGACAAAAATGGTAAGTAGTTtatattttaactaaaatttggaAGTTCCACATGCAACTGTTTACAGAATGGTATGAAAATCACCTGATTTGGATGGCAATATATTTGAACAAGCTGAATGCACATCATGTTGCTCCATAAGAGTCTCGCCATGAGAAGAGTATAAATCTTCGGGTTTTGGTTCAACAGAAGTTCTCTCCCAAACAATCAGTTCTTTTAGCATGGAATTTGTCCATTCATGTTTTCTGACCTTACCAACCAGGCACCCATCCAATTTTGGAGCATCAAAAGATATGCTGTATATCCCACATGTAAGCTCTCCCCAGAAATTGTGGttgttaatttcattttcagCTTCAAAGCCTGGATTAAAATAACATCACTTGATATAAAAATCTCACTCATATCAAGAGTCAAAAATTGACAAActgcaagaaaaattaaagggaCTTGTGGGTTAATATACTTGTAATTTTAATGGTACTAAATGCAACAATGGTAAAAACTTATGCATTTGGAAAGCAATATACATGTATGCAATgcccttaatatatatatatatatatatatatatatatatatatattcatggcAGTACTTGCTCACTTTGGCTCAATAAAGCCTATGGCTAATTATAAGGAACAGCTGTATTAAGAGTCTTGCCAATAAGCGCTCTTCCTTTGCCATTAATTACAATTATCAAAAAGAAGGTTTATCAAGCAACACTCCATAAAGAACACCTCCCACCCTGCACATTCTATGATCACCTAATACATATAAAAGTTCATAGCATGTCTTTTCAGATTGCCCAAATTCACTCAGCTTGGAGATATGTCATATTAAGCAATGTTTAGAGGGGAATCTATTTTCAAAGTAGTGAGATCCACTAAAGCAATGTGTACATCTGAACTAATAGACACAAGGAGACTGGTGTGGAGAACAAAATTTCAGAAAGGAAAAGACATGGAATACAAGGAGAGTGGCGTGAAGAAATATTGTATCACACAATGTTTAAAGATCAGGAATAGAAATGggagaatgaaaaataaaacaacatgcATAATTTACTTGACATTTTGTTTCAGAATTACTCCAGAACAGAAATCAGCTTCAGCACACTGTATTATCAATCATCATTACAATGCACTAAACAACATAAGCCAAACCCTAAGAACCAAATGAGTAAAGTTCTACTGAGCATAGTATACCAGAACTCTCCTCAGTGGAAGAAAATGGTGATAAAGAAGATAGCAGGAACCGATGGTCCTCCAAAGTAGGCCAGTGAACAAGAAGGCTCCGTCTGCCAAATGCATCTCGACCAAACCACAGGGTTCTTGAACTTTCCTATACATAATGTGACAAGTAAACTTCAGAAATAAGATTCTGGTAACGAGAGATActgcaaaaatttaattgaaataaatagAAACTTACCACTCAGAGTTACCTGCCAATAGATGACAGCCCATGGCCCCTTAATTGTAGAGAGAACCTCTGGAACagaactttttcctttttcaagaCAGTAGCTTGTTCTTGTGTGCAAATGGGAATTGCACGAGCAGCAGTTTCCAAGAGCTTGCATTAGAATTTCAGTATCATTGCTATCACTATCAATGTTAATTCCTCCAAATATTTCTCCTTCAAAGTAGAACATAAAATCAGAACCCAAGATTATATCTGAAAACTAAATGAATGAAATTGAAGAGACCAGTTTTAAACATCAAGTGTCttatataaaatcaaatgcATTTGATCATTAATTTCTTGTTTAATTTAGCTTATTCATCCTTAAATAGGATgtacattgttttttttttttttaaataacttagAATGTACATCTTTTTAAAGCCTCACCTTTTTCTAGGTATAGCTATACTTTTGCCCTGCCTATTTTTTAAgcaaagtaaaatgaaaataaagataaCCAATCAAAAAATATGAGATTACATCTACTTGAAGAATGTCATGTACCAACAAGAAACACAAGTAGGACCCATATCCAACAAAAACTCAGTGTAACAAAATAGGCCAAAAGTGTGTGAAAGAAATATATGCAGCACAAAGGTCAAACCATGATGAATAAAATCCCTCTGATCTAATCCATTAAGAGACAAGTAAGCATACCATTATACACAAAAATATTCCCATATGTATCCATCAAGGGCTGTACGATAGGATTTATCCCCCGGAGCTGTAATGTGGCACCAATAAAGTGAAGTTCTGCCACAACATTGGACATGCTAAAACCATTCTCTACCTCACGAGTTTGTCCATGTGTATCAAAGCAACAATCATTTTTCTCCTCAACACGTTGTGAACAGGACTCGTCCCTTTCTTTTGCCTCTTCTCCACCAGTGAAGGATACAATTTCTCGCTCCTCAATGGAGCTTGAAGTCTTTGAATAAAGGAAAACCTTCTTGCTACCCAAGCTATCAGGACCCCTCCTCCCTAGAGCTGCTTTAAGATCATCTATCGAGAATACCAGCTGATGCACAGTgcaccaataaaaaatattagtcaCTTTTTTTGAAACAGCAAGGGTTATAAAATAATTAGCACActatcaaaattcaattaaCACTAAATCATATACTTTCACTAGCAacatattgagagagagagagagagagagagagagagagagagattaaccCCAAAAAAACTGCAACATGCTATTTTCTAACCAGTGGCTTTTGAACCCACAAAATCACCTTTCATGTTAGAATTGGGATCAAATAATTAAACTTCCATTTCCTAGCcatttaagcttttgggatCAGTGATAATTTATCACGATATCATAATAGATGATCATAAGTCGAACACTGTCTCCACtttacctcccatttaaaaagttataaagcCATGTGTCGGGGAGTTTGGCCCAAACGTAAGGACGAGTGTTAGtaactaataaataattaaattaatcaaatttccaaaaaactCAAGCTTTTGGGACAAGCAGCAGTTTATCACTCCACTCAATTCTTGTGTTTCAAGAAATAATGTCATCAGAGTCATAGCCCTTTagcaaaaacaaccaaaacacACACCCAAAAACTATTGCCAGTTTGCCACTCATATAGACAATATCTACAGCAAGCTCTTCCCCCCACATTCAAAAGCAATcattctaaaattgaaaatattccCTATAAGTGAATAATACCccacaatccaaaaaaaaaactattaattgaATTATggtacactttttttttgtctaaatataattaaatcatAATAGATGAGCATAAGTCAAACACTGTCCCCACTTTACCCCCATTTAAAGATGTCCCCACTTTACCCCCATTTAAAGACCCACATGTCGGGGAGTCTGGGCCCACACATAAGGAGAAGTATTATTAAAAACTCAAACTTTTTGAACAACCAGTAGTTTATCACTCCACTCAAAAAAGCAATaagtttaaaattgaaaaagattcCCCATAAGTGAATAATACctcaaatttcccaaaaaaatacaaaatactaTAACTGAATTCTGGTACATATTTTTGATTGctccactttttcttttctttttttgggtctaaaaatcaaattaaattatgaaacAATTTATGACACATTGTTAATATCAAATTCTTGTTC
This genomic stretch from Quercus lobata isolate SW786 chromosome 3, ValleyOak3.0 Primary Assembly, whole genome shotgun sequence harbors:
- the LOC115979071 gene encoding asparagine synthetase domain-containing protein 1-like isoform X1 → MCGIALIISGTCIDLSSLLLDSVPSASSTSIDDQLVFSIDDLKAALGRRGPDSLGSKKVFLYSKTSSSIEEREIVSFTGGEEAKERDESCSQRVEEKNDCCFDTHGQTREVENGFSMSNVVAELHFIGATLQLRGINPIVQPLMDTYGNIFVYNGEIFGGINIDSDSNDTEILMQALGNCCSCNSHLHTRTSYCLEKGKSSVPEVLSTIKGPWAVIYWQESSRTLWFGRDAFGRRSLLVHWPTLEDHRFLLSSLSPFSSTEESSGFEAENEINNHNFWGELTCGIYSISFDAPKLDGCLVGKVRKHEWTNSMLKELIVWERTSVEPKPEDLYSSHGETLMEQHDVHSACSNILPSKSGPIQASISGMAETVLFAVRESVMRRTSLHRIFKAVTCDIRQEVLTPVAVLFSGGLDSMILSALLDECLDPSYEIDLLNVSFDGQSAPDRISAKAGVMELRRIAPLRRWKLVEIDADLSTLDLETKHVMSLINPANTYMDLNIGIALWLAARGSGWVYEGNNNNFDKDLQCNERVKYKSKARIVLVGSGADEQCAGYGRHKTKYRKGSWLGLHEEMKLDMQRIWKRNLGRDDRCIADNGKEARFPFLDEDVIRTLLDIPLWEIANLDQPSGIGDKKILREVARLLGLYEAAVLPKRAIQFGSRIARESNRKNFGSNRAANQASAGSAVIQLPSNLT
- the LOC115979071 gene encoding asparagine synthetase domain-containing protein 1-like isoform X2; the protein is MCGIALIISGTCIDLSSLLLDSVPSASSTSIDDQLVFSIDDLKAALGRRGPDSLGSKKVFLYSKTSSSIEEREIVSFTGGEEAKERDESCSQRVEEKNDCCFDTHGQTREVENGFSMSNVVAELHFIGATLQLRGINPIVQPLMDTYGNIFVYNGEIFGGINIDSDSNDTEILMQALGNCCSCNSHLHTRTSYCLEKGKSSVPEVLSTIKGPWAVIYWQESSRTLWFGRDAFGRRSLLVHWPTLEDHRFLLSSLSPFSSTEESSGFEAENEINNHNFWGELTCGIYSISFDAPKLDGCLVGKVRKHEWTNSMLKELIVWERTSVEPKPEDLYSSHGETLMEQHDVHSACSNILPSKSGPIQASISGMAETVLFAVRESVMRRTSLHRIFKAVTCDIRQEVLTPVAVLFSGGLDSMILSALLDECLDPSYEIDLLNVSFDGQSAPDRISAKAGVMELRRIAPLRRWKLVEIDADLSTLDLETKHVMSLINPANTYMDLNIGIALWLAARGSGWVYEGNNNNFDKDLQCNERVKYKSKARIVLVGSGADEQCAGYGRHKTKYRKGSWLGLHEEMKLDMQRIWKRNLGRDDRCIADNGKEISFLG